A region from the Phycisphaerae bacterium genome encodes:
- the dnaX gene encoding DNA polymerase III subunit gamma/tau, which translates to MAYRVLARTYRSTGFDDIVGQEGIATTLTNAVASGRIHHGYLFTGTRGVGKTSTARVLAKALNCLASEAPTVHPCLKCESCRAIAEGEDVDVVEIDAASNTGVDNIRDLRNNAAFRPARSRFKIYIIDEVHMLSTGAFNALLKTLEEPPEHVKFILATTEPEKVPLTIQSRCQRFDFRAIDADRIAAHLGDILTKEGIEADDAVIRRVARLANGSMRDALSLLDKLLSYGAGRITSEIAEEVMPPPHDELAAAVIDAVAARDAGAALASLDRALQSGRTVDRFCDHLVEHLRTLMLLNVCGPETELVDVSGPMRPALVEQSRGFDAPTYVYMIALLEELRRAVRYSGAARALADATVVRLAMSHQFSSLSELLESLDGETNASTGSKATASGPAAASSSGPSTAAKKKEPDRLAPRASLLNEASAQRGAVPGAADPSPELLSQESQARRHRSVSPELWERAARDPFVQRVREAVQGTLMDIRPVPRVGDGVVARAEEVEETALEEGNTESA; encoded by the coding sequence ATGGCCTATCGCGTTCTGGCGAGAACTTATCGCAGTACCGGGTTTGACGACATCGTCGGTCAGGAGGGCATCGCCACCACCCTGACAAATGCGGTGGCGTCCGGACGGATCCATCACGGCTACCTCTTTACGGGAACGCGCGGCGTCGGCAAAACATCGACCGCCCGTGTGCTTGCCAAAGCCCTGAACTGCCTCGCTTCTGAAGCGCCGACCGTTCATCCCTGTTTGAAGTGCGAGTCGTGTCGGGCGATCGCCGAAGGCGAAGACGTGGACGTGGTCGAGATTGACGCGGCCAGCAACACCGGCGTGGATAATATCCGGGATCTTCGGAACAATGCGGCATTCCGGCCCGCCCGTTCGCGCTTCAAAATCTACATCATCGACGAAGTCCACATGCTCAGTACAGGAGCGTTTAATGCGCTGCTGAAAACGCTGGAGGAGCCTCCCGAGCACGTCAAGTTCATTCTGGCCACAACGGAACCCGAGAAGGTTCCGCTGACCATACAGAGCCGCTGCCAGCGGTTCGACTTTCGGGCGATCGATGCCGATCGAATCGCCGCGCATCTGGGCGACATTCTGACCAAGGAGGGAATTGAAGCGGATGATGCAGTGATTCGACGTGTGGCGCGACTGGCCAACGGCTCGATGCGCGATGCGCTTTCGCTGCTCGATAAGCTCCTCTCGTACGGGGCGGGGCGGATCACGTCGGAAATTGCCGAGGAAGTGATGCCGCCGCCGCACGACGAGTTGGCCGCGGCGGTGATCGATGCCGTGGCGGCGCGCGACGCAGGCGCAGCGCTGGCGTCGCTGGATCGCGCCCTGCAATCGGGCCGGACGGTGGATCGCTTCTGCGATCATCTTGTGGAGCACCTGCGCACGCTGATGCTGCTCAACGTGTGCGGACCGGAGACAGAGCTTGTCGACGTGTCGGGACCGATGCGCCCGGCGCTGGTCGAGCAGAGTCGCGGGTTCGACGCGCCGACGTACGTGTACATGATTGCCCTCCTGGAAGAGCTTCGCCGCGCGGTCCGTTACAGCGGGGCGGCGCGGGCGTTGGCGGACGCGACGGTCGTCCGGCTGGCCATGAGTCATCAGTTCAGCAGTCTGAGTGAACTGCTCGAATCGCTCGACGGGGAGACGAACGCGTCGACAGGGTCGAAGGCGACCGCGTCGGGGCCGGCGGCGGCTTCCTCTTCCGGTCCGTCAACCGCGGCAAAAAAAAAAGAACCTGACCGTCTAGCACCCCGAGCGTCGCTGCTTAACGAGGCGTCGGCCCAACGAGGCGCCGTGCCAGGCGCCGCGGATCCTTCGCCGGAATTATTGTCTCAGGAGTCGCAAGCCCGGCGGCATCGAAGCGTGTCCCCTGAACTTTGGGAGCGCGCCGCCCGCGATCCGTTCGTGCAGCGCGTTCGTGAGGCGGTTCAGGGAACGCTCATGGACATTCGGCCCGTGCCGCGGGTGGGAGACGGTGTGGTTGCACGTGCCGAAGAGGTCGAAGAGACTGCGCTGGAGGAAGGTAATACGGAATCGGCCTGA
- a CDS encoding YbaB/EbfC family nucleoid-associated protein, which produces MFGGIGNLTNILRSAKEIQAGMARLQEELGTRRYEGIAGGGMVRAVVDGRCSLVDVKIDPEATKDVELLEDLVKSAVGLAVIKAQDALKEEMAQMSGGLNIPGLSGLLGGSQP; this is translated from the coding sequence ATGTTCGGCGGAATCGGGAACCTGACCAATATCTTACGATCGGCGAAGGAGATCCAGGCGGGAATGGCCCGTCTGCAGGAAGAACTGGGAACGCGCCGGTACGAGGGCATCGCGGGCGGAGGGATGGTCCGGGCCGTGGTCGATGGGCGTTGTTCACTCGTCGACGTCAAAATCGATCCGGAGGCGACCAAGGATGTGGAGTTGCTGGAGGACCTGGTCAAGTCGGCGGTGGGTCTGGCGGTGATCAAAGCTCAGGATGCCCTGAAGGAAGAGATGGCCCAGATGTCCGGCGGGCTGAACATCCCCGGACTGAGCGGTCTGCTGGGCGGCAGCCAGCCTTAA
- the recR gene encoding recombination protein RecR, with amino-acid sequence MNADSIESLARLKNQLQQLPGIGPRSAERLAFHVLREPRDFAASLAQALLDVKDRIIHCRVCFNLTESDPCRICSDPTRDHGEIWVVEQPKDVIVLESSGAIRGVYHVLMGHISPLEGIDPDHLTIGSLVDRVKNGGVREVVLAMNPTIEGDGTALHIQSLLADSDVRITRPARGLAVGSQLEYATPGMIESAIRGRSSM; translated from the coding sequence ATGAACGCAGATTCGATCGAATCTCTCGCCCGCCTCAAGAACCAGCTCCAACAGCTTCCGGGCATCGGGCCGCGCAGTGCGGAGCGGCTGGCCTTCCACGTTCTCCGCGAGCCCCGCGACTTCGCGGCCTCGCTTGCCCAGGCCCTGCTCGACGTGAAGGACCGCATCATTCATTGCCGGGTCTGCTTCAACCTCACTGAATCGGATCCCTGCCGCATCTGTTCCGATCCGACCCGCGATCATGGCGAGATATGGGTCGTGGAGCAGCCCAAGGACGTCATCGTGCTGGAATCTTCGGGCGCCATACGGGGCGTCTACCATGTGCTGATGGGACACATCTCTCCGTTGGAGGGAATCGATCCGGATCATCTGACGATTGGCTCGCTCGTCGACCGTGTGAAGAACGGCGGCGTGCGCGAGGTGGTCCTGGCGATGAATCCCACCATCGAGGGTGATGGCACGGCCTTGCACATCCAGAGTCTGCTGGCGGACAGCGACGTGCGGATCACGCGTCCGGCCCGGGGGTTGGCGGTGGGCTCGCAGCTTGAATACGCCACGCCCGGAATGATCGAATCCGCCATTCGCGGACGGTCGAGCATGTAG
- the rpoN gene encoding RNA polymerase factor sigma-54: MSQFLSQSLTQQMRLEQKLTPQLIQSMTILQKPVADLETFVNEALERNPALEIDEPEAPERGNGKRHHEHRRREERPRDEGFGRFDRFASDYEYDGAERAPLIGRRAGGDDRDAKMGALANTAGREISLQECLHNQWSLLDLPDSIRRAGSAIIDHLDPDGYLRQPLERVASAARPPVSVDDLSAALPEVQHLDPVGVGAREVTECLLLQLDALPGDNRVERTLIEKHLEDLSHNRLPAIARATGFSFGEIQAAVQAMRRSLHLHPGYLVGDRSVPPIRPDVIVEYAHTGAGLTVRLTRGNLPELRISDDVLRMAKTKKNGKETREFARRQVEAASAIIDAVNFRNSRLLEVSKAIVEKQRDFFDVGPTGLKVFRMSDLATELGCDPSTVSRTVADKYMQTPRGIFPLRYFFTGGTESEDGESMGWDRVKNRVSEIIEAEDRKNPLSDDQIAAQLKREGIELSRRTVAKYRQQLDIPAARQRKEF, translated from the coding sequence ATGTCGCAGTTTTTGTCACAATCGCTCACGCAGCAGATGCGGCTCGAGCAGAAGCTCACGCCGCAGCTCATCCAATCCATGACCATTCTCCAGAAGCCGGTCGCGGATCTGGAGACGTTCGTCAACGAGGCGCTGGAGCGAAACCCGGCGCTGGAGATCGACGAGCCGGAAGCGCCGGAGCGAGGGAACGGCAAACGGCATCATGAGCATCGGCGCCGCGAGGAGCGTCCGCGCGACGAGGGATTCGGCCGCTTCGACCGTTTCGCCTCCGACTACGAATACGACGGCGCCGAACGAGCGCCACTGATCGGTCGCCGCGCCGGCGGTGATGATCGCGACGCCAAGATGGGCGCGCTGGCCAATACCGCGGGACGGGAGATCAGCCTCCAGGAATGCCTTCACAATCAATGGTCGCTCCTGGATCTGCCGGATTCGATTCGGCGCGCGGGAAGCGCAATCATCGATCATCTCGATCCGGACGGCTACCTGCGCCAGCCGCTGGAGCGCGTGGCATCCGCGGCGCGGCCGCCGGTTTCCGTTGACGATTTATCCGCCGCCCTTCCCGAAGTGCAGCATCTTGATCCCGTCGGCGTCGGCGCGCGAGAGGTCACGGAGTGTCTCCTTCTGCAGTTGGATGCGCTGCCCGGCGACAATCGCGTGGAGCGGACGCTCATCGAAAAGCACCTTGAGGACCTCTCGCACAATCGTCTGCCAGCCATTGCCCGAGCCACCGGATTCAGTTTCGGCGAGATCCAGGCGGCGGTCCAGGCCATGCGCCGCTCGCTGCATCTTCATCCGGGGTATCTCGTGGGCGATCGTTCCGTCCCACCGATTCGCCCGGACGTCATTGTGGAGTATGCCCACACGGGCGCGGGACTTACCGTCCGTCTGACCCGCGGAAACCTGCCGGAACTACGCATCTCCGACGACGTTCTCAGAATGGCCAAGACCAAGAAGAACGGAAAGGAAACGCGGGAGTTCGCGCGGCGGCAGGTGGAGGCGGCTTCGGCCATCATCGATGCGGTGAACTTCCGGAACTCGAGATTGCTCGAAGTGAGCAAGGCGATCGTCGAGAAGCAGCGGGACTTCTTCGACGTGGGTCCGACGGGCCTGAAGGTCTTTCGCATGAGCGACCTGGCCACGGAACTGGGTTGCGACCCCTCCACGGTCAGCCGGACCGTGGCGGACAAGTACATGCAGACACCACGCGGCATTTTTCCGCTGCGTTATTTCTTCACCGGCGGCACGGAATCCGAGGACGGGGAGAGCATGGGCTGGGACCGCGTTAAGAACCGCGTGTCCGAGATCATCGAGGCCGAGGATCGCAAGAATCCGCTGTCGGACGATCAGATCGCCGCGCAGCTCAAGCGTGAGGGCATTGAACTCTCCCGCCGCACGGTGGCCAAGTATCGCCAGCAACTGGACATCCCCGCGGCGCGGCAGAGGAAAGAGTTCTGA
- a CDS encoding tRNA-dihydrouridine synthase → MLRIGRFEFDVPFVQAALSGYSDLPMRRLARRYGAPYALNEVVLDKLVNQPGKKRRNILAVTPDDHPVGGQLMGANPDDFAPAAAAMAAAGYDIIDINFGCPVKKVLGRCRGGFLLSQPKAALEIIRRVIDAVGQTHPVTVKMRRGMDDSAESERNFFEILDGAFTLGAAAVTVHGRTVQQRYIGPSRWPFLARVKRHVGDRVILGSGDLFDAGACVRMIRETGVNGVTIARGCIGNPWIFRECRAMWRGESLPPPPSIADQREGIEYHWGEVVAQNGPAVAWKVMRKFGIKYAELHPLAIDVRNAFITASSAEAFQKVLDEWYDPARGLPPVTRRIGTGELVAAGACA, encoded by the coding sequence ATGCTTCGCATCGGCCGATTCGAGTTCGACGTTCCTTTCGTCCAGGCGGCGCTGTCCGGTTACAGCGATCTGCCCATGCGACGGCTCGCCCGACGCTACGGCGCACCCTACGCCCTCAACGAGGTGGTGCTCGACAAACTGGTCAATCAGCCGGGCAAGAAGCGACGGAATATCCTGGCCGTGACCCCCGATGACCACCCCGTCGGCGGACAGCTCATGGGTGCGAATCCCGACGACTTCGCGCCCGCCGCGGCGGCGATGGCGGCCGCAGGCTACGACATCATCGACATCAACTTCGGCTGCCCCGTCAAGAAAGTTCTGGGACGATGCCGCGGGGGATTCCTCCTCTCCCAGCCCAAGGCCGCACTGGAGATCATCCGGCGGGTGATTGATGCCGTGGGCCAAACGCACCCGGTAACGGTGAAGATGCGGCGGGGTATGGACGACTCGGCCGAGAGCGAGCGCAACTTCTTCGAAATCCTCGACGGAGCTTTCACGCTTGGTGCTGCCGCGGTAACGGTGCATGGCCGGACGGTACAGCAGCGCTATATCGGGCCGAGTCGATGGCCGTTTCTGGCGCGCGTCAAACGGCACGTCGGCGATCGCGTGATCCTGGGCAGCGGTGACCTGTTCGATGCGGGAGCCTGCGTGCGGATGATCCGCGAGACGGGCGTGAACGGGGTAACCATCGCCCGCGGCTGCATTGGCAACCCGTGGATCTTCCGCGAGTGCCGGGCGATGTGGCGGGGCGAGTCGCTTCCGCCGCCGCCATCGATTGCCGATCAGCGCGAAGGAATCGAGTATCACTGGGGAGAGGTGGTGGCTCAGAACGGACCGGCCGTGGCGTGGAAGGTCATGCGCAAGTTCGGGATCAAATACGCCGAGCTGCACCCGCTGGCGATCGACGTGCGCAACGCGTTCATTACCGCGTCCTCGGCTGAGGCGTTTCAAAAGGTGCTCGATGAGTGGTACGATCCGGCGCGGGGGCTGCCGCCGGTCACGCGCCGAATAGGAACCGGGGAACTCGTCGCCGCCGGTGCCTGCGCGTGA
- a CDS encoding DNA alkylation repair protein produces MTSTTTLTCRDAMRELESMGTAQNRKVYARHGVTTPMFGVSYANIGKLQKKIKRDHALALELWATGNHDARILATKIADPDAMKRKELESWAKDLDSYVIVDAFSQLAAASPFARTLSDKWCASKGEWTGAAGWNVVGQLAMMDAELPDDFFLRCLGVIEKEIHGRKNRVRHSMNGAMIAIGSRNERLKEAALATATKVGRVAVDHGETGCKTPHAPDYIAKMWARKKSAE; encoded by the coding sequence ATGACATCGACTACGACCTTGACCTGCCGGGATGCGATGCGCGAGTTGGAGAGCATGGGCACGGCCCAGAATCGCAAGGTCTATGCCCGGCACGGCGTGACCACGCCCATGTTTGGCGTGAGCTACGCCAACATCGGCAAGTTGCAGAAGAAGATCAAGCGGGACCACGCCCTGGCGCTGGAACTCTGGGCCACGGGCAACCACGATGCCCGCATCCTCGCCACCAAGATCGCCGATCCCGACGCGATGAAGCGCAAGGAACTGGAATCCTGGGCGAAGGACCTCGACAGCTACGTGATCGTCGATGCGTTTTCCCAGCTCGCCGCCGCGTCGCCGTTCGCGCGTACGCTGTCGGACAAGTGGTGTGCATCCAAGGGTGAATGGACGGGCGCGGCCGGTTGGAACGTCGTGGGCCAACTGGCGATGATGGACGCCGAACTTCCCGACGACTTCTTCCTGCGCTGTCTCGGCGTTATCGAGAAGGAAATCCACGGCCGGAAGAACCGGGTGCGGCATTCCATGAACGGGGCGATGATTGCGATCGGAAGCCGCAACGAGCGGCTGAAGGAAGCGGCGCTGGCGACTGCGACCAAAGTCGGGCGCGTGGCGGTCGATCACGGCGAGACGGGCTGCAAAACGCCGCACGCTCCGGACTACATCGCCAAGATGTGGGCGCGGAAGAAATCGGCGGAGTGA
- a CDS encoding redoxin domain-containing protein: MSCLSELRGLGAINDDLKEMGVRLFGVSVDPPEKSREVADRLKLPFPLLSDSQHELIAALGLVHKGGGPDGGDIALPAQVLVDPSGQILWEYVAGRIQSRLSEGQVLEQVREALASTTRR, from the coding sequence ATGAGCTGCCTGTCGGAGCTCCGCGGGCTCGGAGCGATCAACGATGATCTGAAGGAAATGGGCGTGAGGCTTTTCGGCGTGAGCGTTGACCCGCCGGAGAAGTCACGCGAGGTCGCCGACCGGCTCAAGCTGCCGTTCCCGCTTCTTTCCGATTCGCAACACGAGCTCATTGCGGCGCTGGGGCTGGTTCACAAAGGCGGCGGACCGGACGGCGGCGACATCGCCCTGCCCGCGCAGGTGCTGGTCGATCCGTCGGGTCAGATTCTCTGGGAGTACGTCGCGGGGCGAATCCAGAGCCGCCTCAGCGAAGGCCAAGTTTTGGAGCAGGTGCGGGAAGCGCTGGCCTCTACTACGCGGCGTTGA
- the rsgA gene encoding ribosome small subunit-dependent GTPase A yields MPDKKKNKGEGKKVRVPFRRNRLKPAREKDWTQRAREAEGHEVDSQARENVVAKGDLSRQRTIIVRDDEAAPRETWRRGVVLSMRGLFAAVDEGERIVSCTVRRVLRTRLIDERHPVAVGDRVFFSVGESGDVAVQEGVIEAVESRKGELRRLAGRRVQTIAANVDQAVIVSSAAQPAPKPHFVDRYIVAAHAGDITPVVCMNKMDLDEDEYGAAVLAMYAELGYRTIATSAVTGAGIDELRALLTDKESVIAGQSGVGKSSLLNAVDPELALKIGAVMESTEKGRHTTTTAELIRLSFGGYVVDTPGIRSLDLSIVPRNEYEAYFVEFAPLVPACHFPDCTHTHEERCAIKEAVERGDIRIERYESYLHLFTEPGVMRE; encoded by the coding sequence ATGCCCGACAAGAAGAAAAACAAAGGCGAGGGCAAGAAAGTGCGCGTGCCGTTCCGGCGGAATCGCCTCAAACCGGCGCGCGAAAAAGACTGGACGCAGCGCGCCCGCGAGGCCGAAGGGCACGAGGTTGACTCCCAGGCTCGGGAGAACGTCGTTGCCAAGGGCGATCTCTCCCGCCAGCGGACCATCATCGTCCGCGACGACGAAGCCGCCCCGCGCGAAACATGGCGTCGCGGCGTGGTCCTGTCCATGCGCGGGCTGTTCGCAGCAGTGGACGAAGGCGAGCGAATCGTCTCCTGCACAGTCCGCCGCGTACTTCGAACTCGGCTCATTGACGAGCGCCACCCCGTCGCCGTCGGCGACCGCGTCTTTTTCTCCGTCGGGGAGTCCGGCGATGTCGCCGTTCAGGAGGGCGTCATCGAAGCGGTCGAGTCGCGGAAGGGCGAGCTTCGCCGACTGGCCGGTCGCCGCGTGCAGACCATCGCCGCCAACGTGGATCAGGCCGTCATCGTCAGCTCGGCCGCCCAGCCCGCGCCCAAGCCGCATTTCGTCGACCGCTACATCGTCGCCGCCCACGCCGGCGACATCACCCCCGTCGTGTGCATGAACAAGATGGACCTGGACGAGGACGAGTACGGCGCGGCCGTGCTGGCGATGTACGCCGAACTCGGCTATCGCACGATCGCCACCAGCGCCGTCACCGGAGCGGGCATCGACGAGCTTCGCGCGCTGCTCACCGACAAGGAGTCGGTCATCGCCGGACAGAGCGGCGTGGGCAAGAGCTCGCTGCTCAACGCCGTCGATCCGGAGCTTGCGCTGAAGATCGGCGCGGTGATGGAGTCCACGGAGAAGGGGCGGCACACCACGACCACGGCCGAGCTCATCCGCCTCTCCTTCGGCGGGTACGTCGTGGACACGCCGGGCATCCGCTCGCTGGATTTGTCCATCGTACCGCGCAACGAATACGAGGCGTATTTCGTGGAGTTCGCCCCGCTGGTGCCCGCGTGCCACTTCCCCGACTGCACCCACACGCACGAAGAGCGCTGCGCGATCAAAGAGGCCGTGGAACGCGGGGACATTCGCATTGAGCGCTATGAGAGCTACCTGCACCTGTTCACTGAGCCGGGGGTGATGAGGGAATGA
- a CDS encoding diguanylate cyclase, which yields MSARSRDRFLIGQGFTSWGIPPFASGDFNPTGLFSRFNGRNGILCRAQWAVGEPISPGAGIFRASPGGSTVTNDSSLWNPNEGTAALFPEFPKSARVASQLANLDAFLGQVALGFHWDLLDRINSGIYFVDGDRRIRYWSRGAERITGFSAETVLGRCCRDGILRHIDNKGTCLCDDHCPLEAVMRDGNPRSADVFLHHRQGHRVPVHVHGVPIRDLQGRIIGALETFSDTTARSADLERIQALEVAALIDPITGLANRRFFETELSTRLTRLRDGGPGFALLIMDIDHFKEINDGLGHPVGDEVLSLVGRTLSHACRSHDFAARFGGDEFAALCTAAQESDVQERGEFFRQLVGHSQIVCNGKTVSATLSVGGTLARVDDDSATLLARADQFLYLSKRGGRNRTSCQSDDLSEVSRESK from the coding sequence ATGAGCGCGCGGAGCCGGGACCGCTTCCTTATCGGGCAGGGTTTCACTTCTTGGGGGATACCCCCCTTTGCCTCGGGAGATTTCAACCCCACCGGTCTCTTTAGTCGATTCAATGGTAGGAATGGCATTCTGTGTCGGGCGCAATGGGCCGTCGGGGAGCCGATTTCGCCAGGGGCGGGGATTTTCCGCGCATCGCCTGGGGGCTCAACCGTGACCAATGACAGCTCGTTGTGGAATCCGAATGAAGGCACCGCGGCCCTCTTCCCGGAGTTTCCCAAGTCTGCCCGCGTCGCCTCTCAACTGGCCAACCTCGATGCTTTTCTCGGACAGGTCGCGCTGGGATTCCATTGGGATCTGCTGGACCGGATCAATAGCGGCATCTATTTCGTCGACGGCGATCGTCGAATCCGATACTGGTCGCGCGGCGCCGAACGCATCACCGGATTTTCCGCCGAGACCGTGCTCGGGCGCTGCTGCCGGGACGGGATTCTTCGTCATATCGACAATAAGGGAACCTGCCTCTGCGACGATCACTGCCCACTGGAGGCCGTGATGCGTGACGGGAATCCCCGTTCGGCCGACGTGTTTCTTCACCACCGTCAAGGGCACCGCGTCCCCGTCCATGTACACGGCGTGCCCATTCGCGACCTTCAAGGGCGGATTATCGGCGCTTTGGAGACCTTCTCCGACACCACCGCCCGCTCGGCCGACCTGGAACGGATACAGGCCCTGGAAGTAGCGGCATTGATCGACCCCATCACGGGACTGGCAAATCGCCGGTTCTTTGAAACAGAACTCAGCACGCGGCTGACGCGATTGCGGGACGGCGGCCCCGGGTTCGCGCTGCTGATCATGGACATCGATCACTTCAAAGAAATTAACGACGGACTGGGCCATCCCGTAGGTGACGAGGTATTGAGCCTCGTCGGTAGGACGTTATCCCACGCCTGCCGCTCCCACGACTTCGCCGCACGCTTTGGCGGAGATGAGTTCGCCGCCCTCTGCACCGCAGCGCAAGAGTCCGACGTGCAGGAGCGCGGAGAGTTCTTTCGCCAACTCGTCGGCCACTCTCAAATTGTCTGCAATGGAAAGACCGTCAGCGCCACCCTGTCCGTTGGCGGCACGCTGGCCCGCGTGGACGATGATTCCGCCACGCTCCTCGCCCGCGCCGATCAGTTCCTTTACCTCAGCAAGCGCGGCGGGCGCAACCGAACCAGTTGTCAGTCGGATGACCTGTCGGAAGTTTCACGCGAATCAAAATAG
- a CDS encoding glycosyltransferase family 4 protein yields the protein MKIAYLVAGAGDMYCGSCMRDNRLAARLMAQGRDIVLLPLYTPIRTDETDVSRHDVHFGGINVYLQERWSLFRHTPRFIDRILDWTVLLRRVGRLAASTSAKQLGTLTVSVLDGPRGHLRKELDRLLRDLGTLAPSIVHLPNLMFLGIAAPIREALGVPVVCSLAGEDIFLDALVEPYRMRALERIRRCARDVDAYLAPTEYYGAYAARHFHLPDERVTFACMGISPYEFEVPAHPPQEPFTIGYLARICPQKGLHRLAEAFIRLRQSGRLCRLRIAGYLGAADRKYFDGLLAQVRKAGFGADVDVVGEVDRHQKIEFLKSLHAFSVPATYAEAKGFYVLEAMAAGIPVVQPEHGSFPELIEATGGGLLYDPEDDAGLHDGLTRLMDDPMLRLRLGEEGRTSVLNSFTDDVMAEQTWAVYEEILQEATVAA from the coding sequence ATGAAAATCGCCTACCTTGTGGCCGGCGCCGGCGACATGTACTGCGGCAGCTGCATGCGCGACAACCGTCTCGCCGCCCGGCTCATGGCCCAGGGGCGCGACATCGTCCTGCTGCCCCTGTACACGCCCATCCGTACGGATGAGACGGACGTCAGCCGGCACGACGTCCACTTCGGCGGCATCAACGTGTACCTCCAGGAGCGCTGGAGCCTGTTCCGCCACACGCCGCGGTTCATCGACCGCATCCTGGACTGGACCGTGCTGCTTCGCCGTGTCGGGCGCCTGGCGGCTTCCACCAGCGCGAAGCAACTCGGAACGCTCACGGTATCCGTGCTGGATGGACCGCGCGGCCACTTGCGCAAGGAGCTTGACCGCCTGCTGCGCGATCTTGGCACCTTGGCGCCGTCAATCGTCCACCTGCCGAACCTGATGTTCTTGGGCATCGCCGCACCCATTCGAGAAGCGCTCGGCGTCCCCGTGGTCTGTTCTTTGGCGGGCGAGGACATCTTCCTGGACGCACTCGTCGAGCCGTACCGCATGCGCGCCCTGGAGCGCATTCGGCGTTGCGCAAGGGACGTGGACGCGTACCTCGCCCCCACGGAATACTACGGCGCCTATGCCGCACGACACTTTCATCTGCCGGACGAGCGTGTCACGTTCGCCTGCATGGGGATCAGTCCCTACGAATTCGAGGTGCCCGCGCATCCCCCCCAGGAACCGTTCACCATCGGCTACCTGGCGCGCATCTGCCCGCAGAAGGGCTTGCACCGGCTTGCCGAGGCTTTCATCCGGCTCCGCCAGAGCGGCCGCCTCTGCCGCTTGCGGATTGCCGGTTACCTCGGGGCGGCCGATCGCAAGTACTTCGACGGTCTTCTGGCCCAAGTTCGCAAAGCGGGATTCGGCGCGGACGTGGACGTCGTCGGCGAAGTCGATCGCCACCAGAAGATCGAATTTCTCAAGAGCCTGCACGCGTTTTCCGTACCCGCGACCTACGCCGAGGCGAAGGGCTTCTATGTGCTCGAGGCGATGGCCGCTGGCATCCCGGTCGTGCAGCCCGAGCATGGCTCATTCCCCGAACTCATCGAAGCCACCGGTGGCGGATTGCTCTATGACCCCGAAGATGACGCCGGTCTGCACGACGGTCTCACCCGCCTGATGGATGATCCGATGCTCCGGCTGCGACTGGGCGAGGAAGGGCGCACTTCGGTTCTCAACTCCTTCACCGACGATGTCATGGCCGAACAGACGTGGGCGGTCTACGAAGAGATTCTCCAGGAGGCTACCGTTGCCGCATGA